The DNA segment ATGAAAGCTGCGCCGGCAAGCGCCGCACTCCCCGCCTCAAAGTCAAATGACGGCAAGAAAATCGTCTGGCGACCCTACGACGCGCGTCTGGCAGCGCATGCTGTCCGGGCGGCGGCTGAACTTGATCGAGCCCTCGCCACTCGATATCGAAATTGCCGACATCGCCCACGGGCTCGCGCGCGTGGCGCGCTGGAACGGGCAGACCAGCGGGCCGCACATCTTTTCGGTGGCGCAGCATACGCTTCTGGTCGAAGCCGTGATGCGCGAGCAGACGCCGCGCATCGACGTCACATGGCGTCTTGCCGCGCTGCTGCATGATGCGCCCGAATATGTGATTGGCGACATGATCTCGCCGTTCAAGGCCGTGCTGGGCGAGGACTACAAGTTGGTCGAAAAGCGCCTGCTGTCGGCGATTCACATCCGCTTCGGCCTGCCGGCGGTACTCGCCGACAAGATCACGCAGGCCATCAAGGGCGCCGACAAGGGTGCGGCCTATCTCGAAGCCACTGAACTCGCGGGCTTCGAGCCGACTGAGGCCAAACGCCTGTTCGGCGGCGATCCCGGATTGTCTCCGGCGATGCGCGAGGACTATCTGACGCCGTGGAGCGCGGCCAAAGCCGAGAAGCAATTTCTCGCGCGCTTCAAGGCGCTGACGTCGCCATAAGCGGCTGAGCTAACCGCGGCCGATGGGCCAGTGCCGTTCGCGGAACCAGGCTCGGTAGTTCGCCATCTTCGCGCGCTGGGCCTGCGGCGCATGGCGCCTGCATGTCGAGGCCTCCTCGCTGTTCTCGGGCGCGCCCCACCGCAGCTCCACGCAGTCATTCGGATTGTAGGCCATCTCGAGATCGACCGCCCGATCGAGCACATCCTTGACCGACAGCGTCCACTGC comes from the Bradyrhizobium erythrophlei genome and includes:
- a CDS encoding HD family hydrolase; this translates as MTARKSSGDPTTRVWQRMLSGRRLNLIEPSPLDIEIADIAHGLARVARWNGQTSGPHIFSVAQHTLLVEAVMREQTPRIDVTWRLAALLHDAPEYVIGDMISPFKAVLGEDYKLVEKRLLSAIHIRFGLPAVLADKITQAIKGADKGAAYLEATELAGFEPTEAKRLFGGDPGLSPAMREDYLTPWSAAKAEKQFLARFKALTSP